The following proteins come from a genomic window of Iamia sp. SCSIO 61187:
- a CDS encoding carboxymuconolactone decarboxylase family protein, whose product MTDAAPRITPGGRGDVGVLTWALSHAAGRAQGTGPPHLFLTLGRHRRLLRGWLRFASRLMPFGTLPRRETELVILRVAHLTGCTYEWEHHRHLGRRAGVTEADLARVEAGPSAPGLSERERALLAAVDSLHRDGDIDDAGWADLRRHLDERAAIELVLLAGHYEMLATFLRTLRVAPDERRPRRRRRG is encoded by the coding sequence GTGACCGATGCGGCCCCGCGGATCACCCCCGGCGGCCGGGGCGACGTCGGCGTGCTCACGTGGGCCCTCAGCCACGCCGCCGGCCGGGCCCAGGGCACCGGCCCGCCCCACCTCTTCCTCACCTTGGGCAGGCACCGCCGGCTCCTCCGGGGCTGGCTCCGGTTCGCGAGCCGGCTCATGCCGTTCGGGACGCTGCCGCGCCGGGAGACCGAGCTCGTCATCCTCCGCGTCGCCCACCTGACCGGGTGCACCTACGAGTGGGAGCACCACCGCCACCTCGGCCGGCGCGCCGGCGTGACCGAGGCCGACCTGGCCCGGGTCGAGGCCGGGCCCTCCGCCCCCGGGCTGTCCGAGCGCGAGCGGGCGCTGCTCGCCGCCGTCGACTCCCTCCACCGCGACGGCGACATCGACGACGCCGGCTGGGCCGACCTCCGCCGCCACCTCGACGAGCGGGCGGCCATCGAGCTCGTCCTGCTCGCCGGCCACTACGAGATGCTGGCGACGTTCCTGCGCACGCTGCGCGTCGCCCCCGACGAGCGCCGGCCCCGGCGACGACGGCGTGGCTGA
- a CDS encoding SDR family NAD(P)-dependent oxidoreductase, which yields MAERPLTGRRVLITGAARGIGAALAERLHERGARVALAGLEPDGLAAVAGRCGGAPWTACDVTVEDDVDAAVAAAVDALGGLDVVVANAGVAAQLPLIGGDPEIMRRTLEVNVVGAYLTLRAAGPHISHPSGYAVAVASLAAAVQPPLLGAYGASKAAVEALGNTLRAELRPTGARVGVAYFAELDTDMTSRGFGTEAARTLMGQGPAARATGVAPLELGVRALERGIARRRRRIVAPAWVGAVLPVRMAAQVVVERATQRGLVEALAIARTERVDLTTPQPERADR from the coding sequence ATGGCCGAGCGACCGCTGACCGGACGACGGGTGCTGATCACCGGGGCGGCCCGGGGCATCGGCGCCGCCCTGGCCGAACGGCTCCACGAGCGCGGCGCGCGCGTCGCCCTCGCCGGTCTGGAGCCGGACGGGCTGGCCGCCGTCGCCGGCCGCTGCGGCGGTGCGCCCTGGACCGCGTGCGACGTCACCGTCGAGGACGACGTCGACGCCGCCGTGGCCGCCGCCGTCGACGCCCTCGGCGGGCTCGACGTGGTGGTGGCCAACGCCGGCGTCGCCGCCCAGCTCCCCCTGATCGGCGGGGACCCGGAGATCATGCGGCGGACGCTGGAGGTCAACGTGGTGGGCGCCTACCTGACCCTGCGGGCGGCCGGCCCCCACATCAGCCACCCGTCGGGCTACGCCGTGGCGGTGGCGTCGCTCGCCGCCGCCGTCCAGCCGCCCCTCCTCGGCGCCTACGGCGCGTCGAAGGCCGCCGTCGAGGCACTGGGCAACACCCTGCGGGCCGAGCTGCGCCCGACCGGCGCCCGGGTCGGCGTCGCCTACTTCGCCGAGCTCGACACCGACATGACCAGCCGGGGCTTCGGCACCGAGGCGGCCCGGACCCTGATGGGCCAGGGCCCGGCGGCCCGGGCCACCGGCGTGGCGCCGCTCGAGCTCGGGGTCCGGGCCCTGGAGCGGGGCATCGCCCGGCGCCGCCGCCGCATCGTCGCTCCGGCGTGGGTCGGCGCCGTCCTGCCCGTCCGCATGGCCGCCCAGGTCGTCGTCGAGCGGGCGACCCAGCGCGGGTTGGTCGAGGCCCTGGCCATCGCCCGCACCGAGCGGGTCGACCTGACCACCCCCCAGCCCGAGCGGGCCGACCGGTGA
- a CDS encoding lipase family protein produces the protein MTRRAAAVAAVLALLVGCSGGDDGAADDDTGATTTTSPAPTASAPAGPEVFPGSVEDFYVVPDPLPAGEPGDLIRIQDVGETDGRATVRVMYHSTDAQGRDRAVTGVITHPTGDAPEGGWPVLSTAHGTTGVAEQCALSRTTDEAPGWGVEGVWAMTDYVGQGPVGEIHPYLSKPSEGHAVIDIVRAAGRLPDAHAGDRWVAVGHSQGGHGALSAHELSVERAPELDLVGTVALAPAAMLDRVYGGIDPIVTAVLTMMGLVGGATEHPELDPAEYLTPEALAAAEVFETGCLDEITEALVPVALGGAFVADPRQTEPARSVLLANDVGEVAVDGVPVYLASGTVDDRVVIDRVRDLFARLCAAGQVTELTVVDGADHGSILPATADAVTAWIEARLAGDEATDSCTDPGDE, from the coding sequence GTGACCCGGAGAGCTGCTGCCGTCGCCGCCGTGCTGGCCCTGCTGGTCGGCTGCTCGGGGGGAGACGACGGCGCCGCCGACGACGACACCGGGGCGACGACGACCACGAGCCCGGCCCCGACCGCATCCGCCCCCGCGGGTCCCGAGGTGTTCCCGGGGAGCGTCGAGGACTTCTACGTGGTGCCCGACCCGCTGCCGGCGGGCGAGCCGGGCGACCTCATCCGGATCCAGGACGTGGGTGAGACCGACGGGCGGGCCACCGTGCGGGTCATGTACCACTCGACCGACGCCCAGGGCCGCGACCGGGCCGTCACCGGCGTCATCACCCACCCGACCGGCGACGCCCCCGAGGGTGGGTGGCCCGTGCTCTCGACCGCCCACGGCACCACCGGCGTGGCCGAGCAGTGCGCCCTCAGCCGCACGACCGACGAGGCCCCGGGCTGGGGCGTCGAGGGCGTCTGGGCCATGACCGACTACGTGGGCCAGGGCCCGGTGGGCGAGATCCACCCCTACCTGTCGAAGCCCAGCGAGGGCCACGCCGTCATCGACATCGTGCGGGCGGCCGGCCGGCTCCCCGACGCCCACGCCGGCGACCGCTGGGTCGCCGTCGGACACTCGCAGGGCGGCCACGGCGCCCTGAGTGCCCACGAGCTCTCGGTCGAGCGGGCCCCCGAGCTCGACCTCGTCGGCACCGTCGCCCTGGCTCCGGCGGCGATGCTCGACCGGGTCTACGGCGGCATCGACCCGATCGTCACCGCCGTCCTCACCATGATGGGCCTCGTCGGCGGGGCGACCGAGCACCCCGAGCTCGACCCGGCCGAGTACCTCACCCCCGAGGCCCTCGCCGCCGCCGAGGTGTTCGAGACCGGCTGCCTCGACGAGATCACCGAGGCCCTCGTCCCCGTCGCCCTCGGCGGGGCCTTCGTGGCCGACCCCCGCCAGACCGAGCCGGCCCGCAGCGTGCTGCTGGCCAACGACGTGGGCGAGGTCGCCGTCGACGGCGTCCCCGTCTACCTGGCCTCGGGCACCGTCGACGACCGGGTGGTCATCGACCGGGTGCGCGACCTGTTCGCCCGGTTGTGCGCCGCCGGGCAGGTCACCGAGCTGACCGTCGTCGACGGCGCCGACCACGGATCCATCCTCCCGGCGACGGCCGACGCGGTGACGGCGTGGATCGAGGCCCGCCTGGCCGGCGACGAGGCCACCGACAGCTGCACCGACCCAGGAGACGAGTGA
- a CDS encoding M50 family metallopeptidase codes for MSWGAVVAAVVAVGLVVTPAWRISRGWVTLGHEVGHALAAIVAEARVRRIRVELDTSGVTEWSGTSVHRRIPRGFVAWWGYPAPGLGAVLLAVGVRTDHEVVSLGVLAVASLVVLAVWIRSAWGAVLTIALGGGAALGATSGDTVAKAIAVGVAALWAVGGVRAAASAAPRTRRGDGSDQATLAEVLWLPVGFWSATMVVTAAATTLAAAVIAAPAVTG; via the coding sequence GTGAGCTGGGGTGCGGTCGTCGCCGCCGTGGTGGCGGTCGGCCTGGTCGTGACCCCGGCCTGGCGGATCAGCCGCGGGTGGGTGACGCTCGGCCACGAGGTCGGCCACGCCCTCGCCGCCATCGTCGCCGAGGCCCGGGTGCGGCGGATCCGGGTCGAGCTCGACACCTCGGGCGTCACCGAGTGGAGCGGGACCTCCGTGCACCGCCGCATCCCCCGGGGCTTCGTGGCCTGGTGGGGCTACCCGGCGCCCGGGCTCGGAGCCGTGCTCCTCGCCGTCGGCGTCCGCACCGACCACGAGGTCGTGTCCTTGGGCGTCCTCGCCGTCGCCTCCCTGGTCGTGCTGGCCGTGTGGATCCGCAGCGCCTGGGGCGCGGTGCTCACCATCGCCCTGGGCGGCGGGGCCGCGCTCGGGGCGACGAGCGGCGACACCGTCGCCAAGGCCATCGCCGTCGGGGTCGCCGCCCTGTGGGCGGTCGGCGGCGTCCGGGCGGCGGCGTCGGCCGCGCCCCGGACCCGGCGGGGCGACGGGTCCGACCAGGCGACGCTGGCCGAGGTGCTGTGGCTGCCGGTCGGGTTCTGGTCGGCGACGATGGTGGTCACGGCGGCGGCGACCACCCTGGCCGCCGCCGTCATCGCCGCCCCCGCCGTGACCGGCTGA
- a CDS encoding DNA polymerase domain-containing protein translates to MTPSWDPPTDDELAALDALGAKGRWELQGRTLALTNLDKVLFPPGADGAPVTKRDLIRYHAVIAPHMLPYLAGRAVNSNRFPQGVDKPGFWHKAVPSHAPEWMATWDYPRARDGETRTYFVVDSPPALAWLANYGSVELNPWNSRTASSQEPAWAYIDLDPGTDTTWEDLVQLAVLHRAALEQLDVRAAAKVTGKRGIQIWIPVAPGYSFDDTRDWVEALSRAVGRVVPDLVSWAWAKRERGGRARLDFTQNAVNKTLVAPFSARPAPGAPVSVPITWDELDDPDLAPDRWTIRTALAHVEAVGDPLRELIDAPQELPELG, encoded by the coding sequence GTGACGCCGTCCTGGGACCCGCCCACCGACGACGAGCTGGCCGCCCTCGACGCCCTCGGGGCCAAGGGCCGGTGGGAGCTCCAGGGCCGCACCCTGGCGCTCACCAACCTCGACAAGGTGCTGTTCCCGCCGGGCGCCGACGGGGCGCCGGTGACCAAGCGGGACCTCATCCGGTACCACGCCGTCATCGCCCCGCACATGCTCCCGTACCTCGCCGGTCGGGCGGTGAACTCGAACCGCTTCCCCCAGGGCGTCGACAAGCCCGGGTTCTGGCACAAGGCCGTCCCCAGCCACGCCCCGGAGTGGATGGCGACGTGGGACTACCCCCGCGCCCGGGACGGCGAGACCCGCACCTACTTCGTCGTCGACAGCCCGCCGGCCCTGGCGTGGCTGGCCAACTACGGCTCGGTCGAGCTCAACCCGTGGAACTCGCGGACGGCGTCGTCGCAGGAGCCGGCGTGGGCCTACATCGACCTCGACCCGGGGACGGACACCACGTGGGAGGACCTGGTCCAGCTGGCCGTGCTCCACCGCGCCGCCCTGGAGCAGCTCGACGTGCGGGCCGCGGCCAAGGTCACCGGCAAGCGGGGCATCCAGATCTGGATCCCGGTGGCACCCGGGTACTCGTTCGACGACACCCGCGACTGGGTCGAGGCCCTGTCGCGCGCCGTCGGCCGGGTGGTGCCCGACCTCGTCAGCTGGGCGTGGGCCAAGCGCGAGCGGGGCGGCCGGGCGCGGCTCGACTTCACCCAGAACGCCGTCAACAAGACGCTGGTGGCGCCGTTCTCGGCCCGCCCCGCGCCCGGGGCGCCCGTCTCCGTGCCGATCACCTGGGACGAGCTCGACGACCCCGACCTGGCCCCGGACCGGTGGACCATCCGCACCGCCCTCGCCCACGTCGAGGCCGTCGGCGACCCGCTGCGGGAGCTGATCGACGCCCCCCAGGAGCTCCCCGAGCTGGGCTGA
- a CDS encoding NAD-dependent epimerase/dehydratase family protein, whose translation MADGAESDLVVAVTGPTGTFGHGVVPLLERDPRVGRIVGIARRPFDPAALGWSKMEYRQGDVRDEEALAEVFAGADVVVHLAFLITGTASREVTRDINIGGTLNAFRAAAAAGVRRFVYASSVAAYGFHSDNPVGMTEDWPTRPAHRLFYAQEKAELEGLLEAASAAAPDLGLYLLRPPIVLGPHAMGAKDILPGPLEHLGRSIAGAVDRLPFPLPVLAPDVPVQLIHEDDVGQALLLCAVGAGPPGAYNIAADDTLTGAEIAGELGLAPLPIPAKIVHAAARSLAALPTPPLVPPLVEWVEAMSHPSVMDTTKAKDVLGWMPRWSSRGAIRSTLGRPADGGGPEPDDA comes from the coding sequence ATGGCTGATGGTGCGGAGTCCGACCTGGTCGTGGCGGTGACGGGGCCGACGGGGACGTTCGGGCACGGGGTGGTGCCGCTGCTCGAGCGGGACCCGCGGGTCGGACGGATCGTCGGCATCGCCCGCCGCCCCTTCGACCCGGCCGCCCTGGGCTGGTCGAAGATGGAGTACCGCCAGGGCGACGTGCGCGACGAGGAGGCCCTGGCCGAGGTCTTCGCCGGGGCCGACGTGGTCGTCCACCTCGCCTTCTTGATCACCGGCACGGCGTCGCGCGAGGTCACCCGCGACATCAACATCGGCGGCACCCTCAACGCCTTCCGGGCCGCGGCCGCCGCCGGGGTCCGCCGCTTCGTCTACGCCTCGTCGGTGGCCGCCTACGGGTTCCACTCCGACAACCCGGTGGGCATGACCGAGGACTGGCCCACCCGCCCGGCCCACCGCCTCTTCTACGCCCAGGAGAAGGCCGAGCTCGAGGGCCTCCTGGAGGCGGCCTCGGCCGCCGCCCCCGACCTCGGCCTCTACCTCCTGCGCCCGCCGATCGTGCTCGGCCCCCACGCCATGGGCGCCAAGGACATCCTCCCCGGCCCGCTCGAGCACCTCGGTCGCAGCATCGCCGGCGCCGTCGACCGGCTGCCGTTCCCCCTGCCGGTGCTCGCCCCCGACGTCCCCGTCCAGCTGATCCACGAGGACGACGTCGGCCAGGCCCTGCTCCTCTGCGCCGTCGGGGCCGGCCCGCCCGGCGCCTACAACATCGCCGCCGACGACACCCTGACCGGCGCCGAGATCGCCGGGGAGCTGGGCCTGGCCCCCCTCCCGATCCCGGCCAAGATCGTCCACGCCGCCGCCCGCAGCCTCGCCGCCCTGCCCACCCCACCGCTCGTCCCGCCCCTCGTCGAGTGGGTCGAGGCCATGAGCCACCCCTCGGTGATGGACACCACCAAGGCCAAGGACGTCCTCGGGTGGATGCCGCGGTGGTCGAGCCGGGGCGCCATCCGGTCCACCCTCGGACGGCCGGCCGACGGCGGGGGGCCGGAGCCCGACGACGCGTGA
- a CDS encoding family 43 glycosylhydrolase encodes MSTRSRRIIGLVALAATLALGTACEPAPGGPPSYGSSNSGGWYKPGVPYTGVHPDPTVASMGDLLFTYSTNHGSSNLPVGWSGDGLTWTPRTQYEGALGMRDGYGYYNDGFPDMPWTPSGVQKEPWAPSVAHIRGRWVAFISVRIANPGSYTPYGRFAIYVATADNPMGPFRAASSSPIVSTSTSTDPGGAIDPDVIVDEATGRAFLIWKTEGNLRGNYPAVWGRELSATGTSFAGGAARRLITVSQGWEGRVVENPSMTKVNGRYVLLYSGNEYSSSSYATGYALCSGPLGPCTKSGSNPILRSAAGAYGPGGADGIVDARGRFTAVYHAWTGTSGGRGTGYRRQHVMELSPDPASGVRVVRRYLDNGAGPDNLWSHRSTGAYTSTSPRVSGSYIPATGDFTGDGYDDIVFYGPWDRPDSLWRGTATAGRFSPTTFDQRGTFVPLAGDFNADGRGDIYWYQPGPDPKVADPNQSGTNHEPNARRDQVWLGAGGGGWVKRDLSMPWTASPSVGDFDGNGTSDILWVQPGHAPDTIWSFGTDGIPRSRAVSIFGSYRPVVGDFDGDGVDDIFWYGPGAAADSIWWFERDGSITKTASRVTGAQYRPFAGDFDGNGRDDIVWYTPGPGQDSRWKDLGRDGTKSAVGQTINGIYTPVVGDYDGNQVDDIYWYS; translated from the coding sequence ATGAGCACGAGATCACGGCGGATCATCGGCCTCGTGGCCCTGGCCGCGACGCTGGCCCTCGGCACGGCGTGCGAGCCGGCCCCCGGCGGTCCGCCGTCGTACGGATCCTCGAACAGCGGTGGGTGGTACAAGCCCGGCGTCCCCTACACGGGCGTCCACCCCGACCCCACCGTCGCGTCCATGGGCGACCTGCTGTTCACCTACAGCACCAACCACGGGAGCTCGAACCTCCCCGTGGGCTGGTCGGGCGACGGCCTCACCTGGACCCCCCGGACCCAGTACGAGGGGGCGCTCGGGATGCGGGACGGCTACGGCTACTACAACGACGGCTTCCCCGACATGCCCTGGACCCCCAGCGGCGTGCAGAAGGAGCCGTGGGCGCCGTCGGTGGCCCACATCCGGGGCCGGTGGGTGGCCTTCATCTCGGTCCGCATCGCCAACCCGGGCAGCTACACGCCCTACGGCCGCTTCGCCATCTACGTGGCCACCGCGGACAACCCCATGGGCCCCTTCCGGGCCGCGTCGAGCTCGCCGATCGTGTCGACGTCGACCTCGACGGACCCCGGCGGCGCCATCGACCCCGACGTGATCGTCGACGAGGCGACGGGCCGGGCGTTCCTGATCTGGAAGACCGAGGGGAACCTGCGGGGCAACTACCCGGCGGTCTGGGGCCGGGAGCTCTCGGCCACCGGCACGTCCTTCGCCGGCGGGGCCGCCCGCCGGCTCATCACCGTCAGCCAGGGCTGGGAGGGGCGGGTCGTCGAGAACCCGTCGATGACCAAGGTCAACGGGCGCTACGTCCTCCTCTACTCCGGCAACGAGTACAGCTCGAGCAGCTACGCCACCGGCTACGCCCTGTGCTCGGGCCCGCTGGGGCCGTGCACCAAGTCCGGGTCGAACCCGATCCTCCGCTCCGCCGCCGGCGCCTACGGCCCCGGCGGGGCCGACGGGATCGTCGACGCCCGGGGCCGGTTCACCGCCGTCTACCACGCCTGGACGGGGACCAGCGGAGGGCGCGGCACCGGCTACCGCCGCCAGCACGTGATGGAGCTGTCCCCGGACCCGGCCTCGGGCGTGCGGGTGGTGAGGCGCTACCTCGACAACGGCGCCGGGCCGGACAACCTGTGGTCGCACCGCAGCACCGGCGCCTACACCTCGACCTCGCCGCGGGTCTCGGGCAGCTACATCCCCGCCACCGGTGACTTCACCGGCGACGGCTACGACGACATCGTCTTCTACGGGCCGTGGGACCGGCCCGACTCCCTCTGGAGGGGCACCGCCACCGCCGGCCGGTTCTCCCCGACCACCTTCGACCAGAGGGGCACCTTCGTGCCCCTCGCCGGGGACTTCAACGCCGACGGTCGCGGTGACATCTACTGGTACCAGCCCGGCCCCGACCCCAAGGTCGCCGACCCGAACCAGTCGGGCACCAACCACGAGCCCAACGCCCGGCGGGACCAGGTGTGGCTCGGCGCCGGTGGCGGTGGGTGGGTGAAGCGCGACCTCTCCATGCCGTGGACGGCTTCGCCCTCGGTCGGCGACTTCGACGGGAACGGGACCAGCGACATCCTCTGGGTCCAGCCGGGCCACGCCCCCGACACCATCTGGTCGTTCGGGACCGACGGCATCCCCCGCTCGCGGGCCGTCTCCATCTTCGGCAGCTACCGACCGGTGGTGGGCGACTTCGACGGCGACGGCGTCGACGACATCTTCTGGTACGGCCCCGGCGCAGCCGCCGACTCGATCTGGTGGTTCGAGCGGGACGGCTCGATCACCAAGACGGCCAGTAGGGTCACCGGTGCCCAGTACCGGCCCTTCGCCGGCGACTTCGACGGCAACGGCCGCGACGACATCGTCTGGTACACCCCCGGTCCGGGGCAGGACTCCCGCTGGAAGGACCTGGGCCGGGACGGAACCAAGTCCGCCGTGGGCCAGACGATCAACGGCATCTACACCCCGGTCGTGGGCGACTACGACGGCAACCAGGTCGACGACATCTACTGGTACTCGTAG
- a CDS encoding enoyl-CoA hydratase/isomerase family protein: protein MTDRYADFPDLTFDRPADGVLRITLDGPGLNAVDRAVHRQLADVWLAVDRDPDTNVALLRGAGRAFSAGGSFEMVEEIMDDEAVRLRVLREARDLVFNVIDCSKPIVSAIHGPAVGAGLCAALLADVSVAARTARIIDGHTRLGVAAGDHAAICWPLLCGMAKAKYLLLTCDPLTGEEAERIGLVSLVADDDAVQDRALEVATQLAGGAQAAIRLTKHTLNHWYRQQAAVFDASLAYEFLGFTGPDAREGLAAHREKRPPRFDGPTSE, encoded by the coding sequence ATGACCGACCGGTACGCCGACTTCCCCGACCTCACCTTCGACCGTCCGGCCGACGGCGTGCTGCGGATCACCCTCGACGGGCCCGGGCTCAACGCCGTCGACCGGGCCGTGCACCGCCAGCTGGCCGACGTCTGGCTCGCCGTCGACCGCGACCCCGACACCAACGTGGCCCTGCTGCGGGGGGCGGGGCGGGCCTTCTCGGCCGGCGGCAGCTTCGAGATGGTCGAGGAGATCATGGACGACGAGGCGGTCCGCCTGCGCGTCCTGCGCGAGGCCCGGGACCTCGTCTTCAACGTGATCGACTGCTCGAAGCCGATCGTGTCGGCGATCCACGGCCCCGCCGTCGGGGCCGGGCTGTGCGCCGCCCTCCTGGCCGACGTCTCGGTGGCCGCCCGCACGGCCAGGATCATCGACGGCCACACCCGGCTGGGCGTGGCCGCCGGTGACCACGCCGCCATCTGCTGGCCCCTCCTGTGCGGCATGGCCAAGGCCAAGTACCTGCTGCTGACGTGCGATCCGCTCACCGGCGAGGAGGCCGAGCGCATCGGCCTGGTGTCGCTGGTCGCCGACGACGACGCCGTCCAGGACCGGGCCCTCGAGGTCGCCACCCAGCTCGCCGGTGGCGCCCAGGCGGCGATCCGCCTCACCAAGCACACCCTGAACCACTGGTACCGCCAGCAGGCCGCGGTGTTCGACGCCTCGCTCGCCTACGAGTTCCTCGGCTTCACCGGACCGGACGCCCGGGAGGGCCTGGCCGCCCACCGGGAGAAGCGTCCTCCCCGCTTCGACGGGCCCACCTCCGAGTAG
- a CDS encoding fasciclin domain-containing protein yields the protein MRTKKPFMTLLALLATLSLAAAACGDDEGSDTASGSDTETTVTEDEGTETTEADDDAMAEDDAAMAEPVGEACSAIPADGEGSSAGMADDTAGTAASNNPVLSTLVEAVVAADLVDALNAPDAEYTIFAPANSAFEAIPAEDLDALLADTDALTDVLTYHVYDGGMLDAEALSGESELTMLNGDTVELAMEGDSLTINGESTVVCANVTTANATVHIIDSVLMPPA from the coding sequence ATGCGCACCAAGAAGCCCTTCATGACACTGCTGGCCCTGCTGGCCACGCTCTCCCTCGCCGCCGCGGCGTGTGGTGACGACGAGGGCAGCGACACCGCCTCCGGCAGCGACACCGAGACCACCGTCACCGAGGACGAGGGCACCGAGACCACCGAGGCCGATGACGACGCCATGGCCGAGGACGACGCCGCCATGGCCGAGCCCGTCGGCGAGGCCTGCTCCGCCATCCCCGCCGACGGCGAGGGCAGCAGCGCCGGGATGGCCGACGACACCGCCGGCACCGCCGCCAGCAACAACCCGGTCCTGAGCACGCTGGTCGAGGCCGTCGTGGCCGCCGACCTGGTCGACGCCCTCAACGCCCCGGACGCCGAGTACACCATCTTCGCCCCGGCCAACAGCGCCTTCGAGGCGATCCCGGCCGAGGACCTCGACGCCCTGCTCGCCGACACCGACGCCCTCACCGACGTCCTGACCTACCACGTCTACGACGGTGGGATGCTCGACGCCGAGGCCCTGTCCGGCGAGTCCGAGCTGACCATGCTCAACGGTGACACCGTCGAGCTGGCGATGGAGGGCGACAGCCTCACCATCAACGGTGAGTCGACCGTGGTCTGCGCCAACGTGACCACCGCCAACGCGACCGTCCACATCATCGACTCGGTCCTCATGCCCCCGGCGTGA
- a CDS encoding right-handed parallel beta-helix repeat-containing protein — MDAADETPARPDAGRRGVLIAGAGLAGAGVAAVALAAIGRGDDDGSPGLPRAGATAPAGSPPGGWRDATRDHGARGTGEGDDRGALQDALDAAAGEGTGPLRGGTVHLGAGVFPISGSLFLRSGVTLRGAGPGTVIKLASGVDEPALVIEADADGTPVANAAIRDLTLDGSTGEQTAGRHGIALRGNNRGSLTPVTGSDSFHLIADVIVVYFGGHGIAIGVDPPDGATPAEVRATRVLQAVVFECAKAGDGRAGILVGGTDGVFVACDVAGCDGPGYLITRANNRLEGCKAYFNHDEFVVTGERNQLVGCQAQDSFGDGFVLRGTANSTLAGCQADSNAGAGFRLDDTRTSALTGLTSFRRGDRPAEGPGVVLEGGTERCLVTGTVDGFPVAVEGENPGGITQIVG; from the coding sequence GTGGACGCCGCCGACGAGACCCCCGCCCGTCCCGACGCCGGCCGTCGGGGCGTGCTCATCGCCGGCGCCGGCCTGGCCGGGGCCGGGGTGGCCGCCGTCGCCCTGGCCGCCATCGGCCGGGGCGACGACGACGGCTCGCCGGGGCTCCCGCGGGCCGGGGCCACCGCCCCCGCGGGCTCGCCGCCGGGCGGGTGGCGCGACGCGACCCGCGACCACGGGGCCCGGGGCACCGGCGAGGGCGACGACCGCGGTGCCCTCCAGGACGCCCTCGACGCCGCCGCCGGCGAAGGCACCGGCCCGCTGCGCGGCGGCACCGTCCACCTGGGGGCGGGCGTCTTCCCCATCAGCGGCAGCCTCTTCCTCCGCTCCGGCGTGACCCTCCGCGGTGCCGGCCCGGGCACGGTCATCAAGCTGGCCTCGGGGGTCGACGAGCCCGCCCTCGTGATCGAGGCCGACGCCGACGGCACGCCTGTCGCCAACGCCGCCATCCGCGACCTCACCCTCGACGGGTCGACGGGCGAGCAGACCGCGGGCCGGCACGGCATCGCCCTCCGGGGCAACAACAGGGGGTCGCTGACCCCGGTCACCGGGAGCGACTCGTTCCACCTGATCGCCGATGTCATCGTCGTGTACTTCGGCGGGCACGGCATCGCCATCGGCGTCGACCCACCCGATGGCGCCACCCCGGCCGAGGTCCGCGCCACCCGGGTCCTCCAGGCCGTCGTGTTCGAGTGCGCCAAGGCCGGCGACGGGCGGGCCGGCATCCTCGTCGGGGGCACCGACGGGGTCTTCGTCGCCTGCGACGTGGCCGGGTGCGACGGCCCGGGCTACCTGATCACCCGGGCCAACAACCGGCTCGAGGGGTGCAAGGCCTACTTCAACCACGACGAGTTCGTCGTCACGGGCGAGCGCAACCAGCTCGTGGGGTGCCAGGCGCAGGACTCCTTCGGCGACGGCTTCGTGCTGCGCGGCACCGCCAACTCCACGCTCGCCGGCTGCCAGGCCGACTCCAACGCCGGGGCCGGCTTCCGGCTCGACGACACGCGCACCAGCGCCCTCACCGGGCTCACGTCGTTCCGCCGGGGCGACCGTCCGGCCGAGGGACCGGGGGTGGTGCTCGAGGGCGGGACCGAGCGCTGCCTCGTCACCGGGACGGTGGACGGCTTCCCCGTCGCCGTCGAGGGCGAGAACCCCGGCGGCATCACCCAGATCGTGGGCTGA